The genomic stretch tgtcttcatatctaacgctgtcgaaggatatctgtttatcagatatgttgctgtcgaaacagcctcagcccagaacacctttgttaaccccgcactagtcaacatgcatctgactctctccaaaatagttcgattaaacctttcagccaaaccattttgctgtggagtacctgcagtagttctatgccttgcaataccagaggcagcacaaaaactgtcgaatgcctcattgcaaaactcaaggccattgtcggttctcaacctcttgacctttctgccagtctgattttcaaccagagtcttccaacttttgaaattctcaaaagtttcatccttagtcttctggatgaatacccataattttctggaataatcatctactatggatagaaaataccttgctcctgaatgtgatggacaccttgcaggcccccaaagatcagcatggatgtaatcaagggatccatgtgttctttgtttgcctttgttgaacttcactctgcaagattttccaagtacacagggttcacaaaacttcagcttttcgattttgtctccaccaagcagattttgtttccctaattcgaccagacccctttcactgacatggcccaatctcatgtgccagatttctgtcttcgacaaaggtttcgtggatacaacatttgtcgaaccacttacaacttcagcctcaagggtatacaagccttgtttcttcacgcctctcaagacttccttcgaccccttcatgactcttaggatgcttttctctccttggaaaacatatcctttcttgtcgaattcaccaagagaaagcaaatttctcttcaaatcaggaacatacctgacttcagtcaacaaccttattgactcatcatggagcttgaatctaacagatccaatacctgcaatcttgcaagccttgttgtttcccagcaatactgatccaccatcttgatcacataattcctcgaacaagtctttgtttggagtcatgtgccaagtgcaacctgaatccataatccactctctcttagagtcactgcttgaaaccacaagaacatcagatgattcgaaattatcttgaacaatggcagcgttgccattatccttacctccatgatatttcaggcgttcagggcacacctttcttgtgtgaccctcctttttacaatggtagcatcgaatgccagatgcttcgccactgtaagacttcgactggcttttgcctttcttcttgtcgaacttaccatcctttcgtaagagttttcctttaacggccaaaccttcgccaacagtcgaaggtttatgctcctttcgttcattcaagtccttagagtacaaggctgattgaacttcttcaaacgtcagggactcccttccatacaagagagtttctttgaagtgagcatgtgatctaggcaaagaacacaatagtaacaacgcttgatcttcatcatcgatcttcacatcaatattttcaagatcaagaatcagcttgttgaacatatccaactgctcagccaatactttgtcttcaatcatcttgaatgaatacaaagcttgcttcaggtagagtcgatttaccagcgatttggtcatatacaaactttcaagtttcacccataaccctgatgccgtcgtctcctttgatacctgtcggagaaccttatcaccaaggctcaacaaaattgcgctgtgtgctttctcgatcatagttgtcttctccgctgccgttaatgcagcattcatggctgcctctcccttcaacgcttccaaacaaccctgctgaaccagtagggctttcatcttcaagcgccacagaccgaaatcattcactccggtgaaattttcaatctcatactttgttgacggcatcttctccacgctcaccgcaccaatttgttgtgaaaaacgataccaataacaaagtataatagggaattagggaagagaataagaacacaagaattggttataactgctattcttttactttctcttaaaacaagattacaagtttacaagaataacaaataacctctctcaccctaaattaggatttgcagcttagcaatgatgagagactagtatgctatttataataaaacctaacatactaactaatgggctttttccacaaggcccattacacaagccaacttaataaacaagctaacttaacaaattagggtttaaacactaaaacctaatttaacatgctaacaaccctagcatcttcgacacaagcatgtgaacaaccttcgacatcatgcttaaccctgtcgaaccaagaagctacccttcggccatactagagttcgatccaatatctcacagtttggatacaatgatatagaagtgattgttatcaattaatgttgtttggatagttttagcaaaattgattttgaattgtataATTACTAAAATGGTAATAGATTCTAATacaaattgaaaagaaaagaagtaattgatgaaaattaaagagggtaaagaaggaaaatttaaaagagttgtaataaagaatatataataaaggtagaattgattctactaaactcaaaagttaggaattgtagcttctagtagaattgcttttggaggaggagaattgattttgaaaaagtatccaaacaaaaaaaataatcagTTTTCAAGTTGAAGTGGGCTAGAAGTGCTTTTGGGGCTTGTAGAAGCCAATCCAAACATACACTTTGTCTTACACATCAAATTTCATATTGTGTAAGAAGCTTTTAACAAATTCACAATAGTTAATATTCAAAAACGTTAAGACTTTGTCTTTAAGTGCTGATATTGCTGACAAAAGACTAATGACCTTTGAAATGACATGCTGGTTGAAAATCATAGTCAACTAATTTTCAAGGTCTAATTTTGTGGGTCTAATGCAAACGAGTTGCACATCACTTTCAACCATCTAATTATTGACCCAAGCAAATGAAAAAATTCTCAGTCCAAATTTTCCAGTCAAACGAATACTATAAAACATGTAGCACTAGCATCCTTGTTCCCATGTTAGCATCATTTGATCAAACACCGGAAATATCAGAGTAATCAatatttaagataaaaaaaaCTTTCATTTTGATTAACCAGCAATGTCTGTATTAACCAGTGAAGAAAATGTTCAATTTCTTTCAGTCATGAAACTTTATACCTTTTGTTGGAAATCAGCTTTGGAATTTATTCTGTTTTTAGGATTAGGCCTCACCTTGGCCCCCAATACTAACAATTATTGCTGCAGAAGTTGGTTCATTTTTCTTGTTTGGTATGCAGCCGCCTCATTTCCCCGTcaaaaatttgaatccaaatagGTTTGGAAGTGTAAGAGCTGTCATATGTGTTAACTAATGTTGTTCATAAATGATCTGTACAATAATGACATTATTAGTGTTGGTCAGTGGTGCCTATCTAATTGACTAGGAAATGTTCCTGCCACACACAATTCAGGGCCTACTTGCAATTTGTTTGGTGTGAAATATGTATATGCTTGACCAAGTTTCGATCATATGCAGTCGCTGCACAGCACCGCAAACTACTTAGTCATTTAGACCTAAACTAGCGATTCTCACACACGCATGCGTAAACAATGATATATCCATAAGGGATGTCTTTGTTTAAAAGCAACATCCACAGCAATATATGTTACAGAAATTCAGAATCAGACAAAGATTACAAGGAAAAAAGCTAGACAATAAAAAGgacaaaaaattgaaacatcttgGAGAATCAAAATAACTATTGACAGAAAATTTTGCTCTTACAGAGGAGATTGAATGACCGAAaacaataattccttcttttcattTTTGCTTTAGTGAGTCTTTTTTAGATTTCTTTAACTGCCACGGCGGTAAGCAACCTTTATAGTGAGAATGCAGAAACAACGAACACATTGGTACTTCCATTTGTGGCATCGAGATCGATGACAAGCAACTGAAGGCCGTTCGTAGTCTCTTTTTTTCACTCTCACTCTCTTGAAAGTTCGAATCATGCTGAACCGTAGAAGTTTTAAGTGCTTCAGGAAGTATGCAATTGCAAAGGGAACCTACAACGGAAACAAGAAACGATACATCAGTAAGCAAATTCATATATACGCGCAGCATAATCACTTATTCTTCAACAACAGAAGTCAGAAGAATGTACCTATTCTTGCAAGACGATTGACCCATTTCGGTATAGAATTCCCGGTTAGCTTGTAACTAATATCTTCACAGAAATGATTACAGTTCTTGACAATCAAGTGATAACTATCACCATtgtattttgcagacatgttctCCATGAACTCTCGAATCTGGAACGGATCTAAGCTAGTAGTCCCCACGAAAATCGACTTCCTAAACTTAAATCCAGGACACTGCCTAGGTTCAACCTCAAACACACCACTTGTTGGATAGTCATGAGCTCCAAACGCATATTCCACTCCATAAACTACAAGTACATAAAAACTTCATCTTAGAAAATACTCAGAGTCAAAAATAATAACTTTTCGCCATAGTCACAGATATAAGTAATatacacatgcatatgcatataaGCACTTTTTCTATAAGCACTTAATTATGAAGTGAACTAACCTTCAAGTCCAGTGTGGAAAATACCAACTCCAGCCCAATACATATAGCCATTAACAGTGGTCAAATCATACACATTAAGATAAACAGGAGTGTTCCCAGGTTTGTTCCCATCTGACTTCAATTTAGAGAATATGCAAAAGGGTGTAACTGATTTGTGTTTGAGTCGAAACCGAACGATCGAAGGCCATCCATTTTTAAATCCAGATTTCATTTTATGAATGAATCCAGTAACCACTCAATATCTATTTCCAACCTGCAGATAGatacatagaaaaataaataaaattatttgcaCAAATTAACCAAAATTTGTTTCTTCTTGAACAAATTAAAGTAAAAGCAATGGAATCACTTCAACCCTAAATCTAATTAGCAACATGAGAAGTTCAACCTCAAAGCTAAAAGTGAAAATAAAATCTATTAATATTTCAAGATCTAACTCATATCTGAGCTCAATTTCTGTGACATGAAACTACTAAtagaaaaaattatcaaaatctaAAAGGAAGAACAAAACAACATCAAAGGTAATAGATCAGATtagaaaaacacataaaacaagaacaaaaatcaactcaaaattaaatgaaaaaagcagaaaataaacaaaccTATTAAGAGTGAAGTGAAAAACTACTCCACCAAAGTATGAATGAATAATTAGTCATTGATGAAACAATGTGTGTGTCTGAAACTCGCACATTGTTTGGTTAATATCTTCTTGTTCTGACAAAACAAGTGAAAGCTGGTTGTGTTATGTAGTTATAGTTAAAAACCAGACACAAACTActttgtctttttttttaatgCTTAATGAGGATATTTAAtcgtaaataattaaatattagtaGTAATAAAGTATATTTTATTTTGGGAAAATGAGAAAATTTGaaagtgaaaaataaataaaatataataatggatAAGTGAAAAAAAGTGTGAAAGAAATTCTGTCTGGACTTGACACTTTGACATTGActgtcatcattgcattttgcgttgaatggtttttttatttattctctctctttctctttattcatttttgcttttttttcttttttttttaaataggtgTGTGTTTGTTCtttattagaaaaaataaaataaaatagtactaGCACTATTTTATATTGTTTTCTGTAAAtactaattatattattttaattcttttctcaagttaatatttgttttttttttcttttttggattgcatatatttgtttttttattctcAATACAAATCTCttggtttatttttctttttagttCATCAATAAATTATTGCTATGATTAATAGGAGCTGGCTTAAGCAGCTTTTGGTCTCTCAGGTGAGAAATTATTGCAGCTTTATGAAGCTTGATGTTTATTTTATTGGTATTCTAACTAACTTGCCAAATGTCCTATAATTATTCATTTACAAAATATTCTCCCTCCATTTCACGGAGTAATACTTCGTAATTAAATTCTGTATTAAACCTTGAcactttttaaaatcaatttcattATTACATTTAATGTTCATTGTCATTGAAGTAAGGGTCTGTTTgtctcaattaaaaaaataattttttttttatttttgaaaatagattttttatttttaaaatattacaagttttttttatattagtattttctaaaataaaacattaattttgacatcctataacataaacatacattattgaagatcaaaacttagttaaaattgcaattttttttcgaaaagttgtattttaaaaatgaatttcatgaaaatctatttgaaatagcttcaaaattaagtgattttttgaaattttgatatccaatatttttcttataaatagatgaaatacctaaaatcacattttaagaataactatttacACAAAactttcatttgaagcttttataaaaagtttctttgttaaaaaaattttcacaaaattatgtaacactataaaaatcatttttttaaaaagtcaaaacaaacggACCCTAAATAtgtctattaaaaaaatactCTATTCCTCGGTACCTATAGGCAGTGTTATAAAAATTGGACTGAACCGGTTTGTTAGACTGGAAACTGGAGGGGTCATTGGTCTGGTCTGATTGTTGGATCAGGTATGCTATTGAATAGGTGAAAACCGGTCAAACTCGGTCAAAATTGGAAAAAACCGGTGAACCGATGATTTTAGAAAATCGGTGGTTCAAATGCATGGTTTTTTTCAcacaaaacgacgtcgttttcatgattttttaaaaaaatttataattaaaatataattaaattttattcaaacCTTATTTGGAACAAATTTTCTCCGATTTGCAATTAGAcctgatttaaaatttatttaaattatattttgtatcAATTTGTTATGAGTGaggattatatttagaatttgaaggtaaagaataaatatgtaaaattatgatattttaaatttttaaaattttgtaggtgttgtgaCACTTTTTAGATACTAAGTCATCCTGTTCGACCAATTTAATAAATAGTATAAAGTATTGCAATAGAGATcggtttattcaaccgagttatccggtttaatccaaTTTTGTCATGCGGTTCGGCCAATGACTCAGTGGTTCAACCAATGAACCAATGACCTAATATTCTCATCGGTTTGATGACCGGTCCGATTTTAAAACACTACTTATAGGTGTTATGTTTCTTTAGAATATtaatgtaatatttattattactttTCTACTAATTtattactacctccgttcctaAATACTACTATAAGATGCAGATAAAATTATGTTATTTGtacaattttataaatttatctttAGGGAGAgagagttaattgattttcatacATGTATATGTATTATTGAttgtaaaaaaatgatataattATGGATGTGTTAGGGAAAAATAATTAATGCACTTTAAAAGTTGAAGAGCGTCTTATAAAAAAGGGacgagaaaaaaaaaactcaagagaaTCTTATAATTAAgaacatatataatatattttaatttaaataactacttcaattatctattattaataaagttgttttagtaaaaataaaattcagtttatcattaaaatcatcacaattaatcattttcttaaaaaatatgaaaatctcaAAGAGGACATCTAATATGAGATTGAAAGACTACTATACAATTTGGATataatagaataataataataaggataatgctaagggcacatgttaaaaaGCTAAATGTgcaatttttttctcaaaaataatatattactttcattaaaagttaataattaatgtgtttattacgttttctaatacaatatttttatatttaagtttcttaacatgtgtccttggagcacatgttagctttatcctAATAATATTTAAACATTTGTTAAAATGTAAATGTACAGTGATACTTTGGTGATACTTTGATATATTTTGCTCATATTTTTAAAACAGCACTGtctcatatttttattataaataaattatttttaaatatattaaataattaatatatctgatttatatattaattatttaatgcatttaaaaaaatagttttaattttataataaagattaaatagaattttttttagtataaaataatattgtACTAATATTGTTTTTTCTAAAACAACTTAAAAAATGATTATAAATTTACCTATATTTCTTATGATTATAAaaacttattttaataaaaatgaaatgaagttAAAAACGATTCTCTTTTCTATGATATCTTATTATAccctttttttatataaaaatatctcCAAGAATAAACTaactttaagttttttttttttatcattttgttAAGGATTTGTTATTTTCTAGAGAAACAAAATTAGATAGGAATTCTTAGAGTCTATGAGATCTTTAGTTGTGATCTAAAATTAAAGAAGTACTTCCAAACACTTTTGGGATTTAGTGGTTTTTATattgagagaaaaagagattggatTATAAATGAGTATATATTAGGAATGTTCTTATAAATTTCTCTAGCTAATTTCgtgtaatttatttataattttatatgaaAACTTTTGATTGGCAGTGAGTCAGAGATTTGTTCTCTCTTTTAAAGTGGGGTTTTTGAATTAAATAAGGTTGTTTTAGTAAATAATCCTTATTTAAtctttattattgttatattttggGTTTACATACATTTAGTTGATAGATTAACTATTGCTTTAGTCGATTTAGTTTAGTTTGGTTGTCATTGTTGTTTGTCATGCACATTATTTTCTTGGTGTGTTTGAATATTTGCACATAATTACACAACAAGTGGTCTCACGGACAAAGAGTCTAAATAACATACTGAAAAGTATAAGAATCCAAAAGGGAAAAATCTAGGTTTGAGTCCAATTCCAATGGGGTTAGATAAGTCGGAGCACAAATGCttcatttttcataaaattgGTCAATTGAAGAAGGATTTCTCTGGGAGAGGGAGAAAACTAATTCAATTCAGATTGTGGTTTCATCATATTGGATGGTTATGAGAGCCTGGTGTAATTATGGTAACTAGTTTAGAGACGGGTAAGAGTTGAGTCATGGACTCAGTATGCTCTTATAACATATGTCTAAAGCTAATTGTTTCTATTTTACAGGTACAAATCAGAATGCAACAattgttaaaaaattatttcaactCTGGTGGATTCTAACACAAATAAAATTTTGACCATGCTTCCTCAAAAGATGAGATTTCCTGTACCGTCTTTAGGCTCAATAAGTCTAGTGCTTCATAACTATATGGTTTTGGCGATGCATTTTTTCACACTTATTGAGAGATTATCGAACAAGATGTCTGTGAAGCAGTCACATAATTATTCAAGATAGGATGGATGCTCCTTAACTTTAATGATAATATAGTAATCGTGATATCTAGGTCTAAAAATACTTATACCATGGAGATGTTCAGAAATATAGCCATGTAAAATTTCAAATACGAAATATAGTCTCCAAAATCTTGGCAGATAGGTTTTCTTCCATTATGCTTATCCTCATCTCTAAAGAGCAGACAACGGAAGAAATATTAAAGATTGTGCTTGCTTAGCTTCAGAAGCCATAAATGTTTTAAACAACAAGAACAATCATGGCAATCTAGCTGTCAATGTATACATTACCAAAGTTTTTGATACCATTAGATGGGATTTCTTAGAGAAGGTTCTAAATAGGTATGGGTTTTGTCAACATTTTTGTGAGTGAATTAATATTCTTTCATCGTCTTCTTGCTCATCAATCAACTTTAATAAAGTGTAACATGATTATTTCATGTGCACTAAAGGGGTTAGACAAGGTGATCCCTTGTCCCCCTTTTTTGTTTTATCTGGTAGAGGATGTTCTAAGTAGAAGTTAAGCACGACAACGAGAAAGGTCGGGGATGGTTTTTACCTCctccaaacccaaacccaaagcCCCATACAATCCTTGTTCCCTGCTCCAAATTCTAACAGGGATGAAGAATTAAAACTCAAACTCGTCCCAAAATGGGTTGGGGTATCCCCGCCCCCGCCACTATCCatttagtgaaatcaatttttaaatgaatatttatttttttcaaataaaattacattacaaataataaaataagacaaTCTCAATCAAAATACCAAAATGTTGGCATGCCTAGTAGAAGTATTGGTAAGTTGGTCTCAAATGGAAAGTTGGATATGATCAAATCTTATAGACACAACTTGATTCCTTGTTATATCTTATATGCAGATGATATTCTTATTTTCTGCTCTAGGAAGATGTCTAATCTACACGCCCTTAAGAAAGTTTTCCTTGAATACTCTAAAGCTTCAGGTTAAAACTTCAACCTTGCAAAGTCCTTTATTCATTTTGGTGCCATAAGTAAGAGGAACCTGGGCAGGATAGTGGACAACACTGGTTTCAAAATAGGGTCAATA from Vicia villosa cultivar HV-30 ecotype Madison, WI linkage group LG4, Vvil1.0, whole genome shotgun sequence encodes the following:
- the LOC131600087 gene encoding deSI-like protein At4g17486; the protein is MKSGFKNGWPSIVRFRLKHKSVTPFCIFSKLKSDGNKPGNTPVYLNVYDLTTVNGYMYWAGVGIFHTGLEVYGVEYAFGAHDYPTSGVFEVEPRQCPGFKFRKSIFVGTTSLDPFQIREFMENMSAKYNGDSYHLIVKNCNHFCEDISYKLTGNSIPKWVNRLARIGSLCNCILPEALKTSTVQHDSNFQESESEKKRLRTAFSCLSSISMPQMEVPMCSLFLHSHYKGCLPPWQLKKSKKDSLKQK